In Pseudonocardia sp. DSM 110487, the sequence GGGGGCGATCGCGGCCTTCCTCCTGCTGCCGGCCTTCACCGGTCAGCCGGCCGGCCGGTTCGATTTCCTCGGCTTCCTCGCCATCGCCACCGGGCTCTCGTCGCTGCTGCTCGCACTCTCGGAGGGGCAGTCGTGGGGATGGAGCGACTATCGCACGGTGATCCTGATCATCCTCGGGATCGTGTCCCTCGCGCTGTTCGTGGTGATCGAGAACGCTGTCGAGAACCCGCTGCTCGACGTCCGGGTGTTCCGGGTGTGGCAGTACACCAACTCGCTGCTGCTGATCGCGGTGCTCTCGATCGGCCTGTTCTCCGTGCTCTTCTACATCCCTGTGTACCTCCAGTCAGCGCGCGGGCTCCAGGCGTTCGAGGCCGGGTTGCTGCTCATGCCCCAGGCGCTCGTCATGCTCGTCATGATGCCGATCGCCGGGCAGATCTACGACCGGATCGGTGCGCGCGTGCCCGCGGTCGTCGGCATGCTGATCATGACGGTGGCGACCTATCTCCTGCAGGACCTGACCGCTGTCACGTCGCAGGAGGAGATCGTCGGGCTGCTCTGCTTCCGGGCCTTCGGCACCGGGCTGTGCATGATGCCGATCATGACGGGTGGGATCTCGGCCGTTCCGCCCGCGATCGTCGGCTCGGCGAGCGCGTTCAACAACGTCGCGCAGCGCGTCTCGTCGGCACTCGGGCTCGCTGCCTTGACCGCCTTCATGACCATCCAGCAGGCTCAGCTGGGCGCCGATCGCAGCGGGTTGCTCGACCCCGCGATGCTGCCCTCGCTCGGTCAGGGGCAGACGGGGCAGCTGCTCGGCACCTATGCGATCTACCAGCAGACCAACACGCAGGTCTACGTCTCGTCGCTCGACGACGTCATGCTCATCATCACGGTCATGACCGCCTTCGCCGTCGTGCTCGCCTGCTTCCTCCGTCATGGGCGCAGTGAGTCTGCCGGCGCCGGGCCCGCGATGGTCGACTGAGGGGTTGCTGAGGCGACGCGGAACCCGCCGACGGGTGCCCGTCGTCTTCTAGGCGGGAGCGCGCCACGAGGGCGTGCGCGCCGTCGGGAGGTCCGGTGACAGCACCACCAACGTTGCCCGTCCACATGCAGCGCAACGTCTTCGACCCGGCACCCGAGCTGGCCGAGCTACGCGCCGGCACGGGCATCGAGCGGATCCGCACCGCGTTCGGGATGGAGGCATGGGTCGTCACCCGGTTCGCGGACGTCCGCGAGGTGCTGAGCGATCCGGCGCGCTTCAGCAACGCGCGCCTGCAGGAGGCGGGCCGCGCCCCTGGCCTCCCGCCCGTGAGCCCCGAGGAACGGGCGCGGCAGCTGGCGGGAAACCTGCTCGCCGCCGACCCGCCAGAGCACACCCGGCTGCGCCGGATGCTCACCCCGGAGTTCACGGTACGGCGGATGCGCAGGCTGGAGCCGCGGATCCGGGAGATCGTCGACGAGCACCTGGACGCGATGGAGCGGCACGGCCCGCCCGCCGACCTGGTGGCGGAGTTCGCCCTCCCCGTGCCGTCGCTGGTGATCTGCGAGCTGCTCGGGGTGCCGTACGCCGACCGGGCCGAGTTCCAGGCGCGCAGCAATCGGCAGCTCGACCTGCGTCTCCCGGCCGAGGAGCGGATGCGGGCCGGGCGGGAGTCGCGGGCGTACATGGCGACGCTGGTGACCGGTGCGAAGGCCGACCCGGGCGAGGACATGCTCGGCATGCTCGTCCGCGAGCACGGCGACGACCTCACCGCCGACGAGCTCGTCGGGATCGCGTCGCTGCTGCTGCTCGCCGGGCACGAGACGACGGCCAACATGCTCGGGCTCGGCACGCTCGCCCTGCTGCGCCACCCTGACCAGCTCGCGCTCGTGCGGGACGAGCCCGAGCGCGTCGACACAGCCGTCGAGGAGCTGCTGCGCTGGCTGAGCATCGTGCACACGGGCACCGGCAAGATGGCCACTGTCGACACCGAGATCGCCGGGCAGCCGATCGCGGCGGGGGATCTCGTCATGTGCGCGCTGCCCACCGCCAACCGCGACCCGGAGCTGCGCACCCAACCGGACCAGCTCGACGTCACCCGCGGCGGCGTCGGTCACGTCGCCTTCGGTCACGGTATCCACCACTGCCTCGGGGCGCCGTTGGCCCGGATGGAGATGAAGATCGGCTTCCCGGCGCTGCTGCGGCGGTTCCCCGGCCTGGCCGAGGTGCCCGACACCGCGACGTTCCGCAGCTTCAGCATCATCTACGGTCTGACATCGCTGCAGGTGACGTGGTGAAGGGGGACCTGATGGCCGGGGTGCACGTACACGCGGACCGTGATGTCTGCATCGGCGCGGGGCTCTGCGTCGTCACGGCGGAGGCGGTGTTCGACCAGGACGACGACGGCATCGTGGTCGTGCTCGACGAGCACCCCGCCGATGCCGCGGCCGCCAGGGATGCCGTGGCGAACTGCCCGTCCGGCGCGCTGTCGCTCACGGAGGACTAACTGGGTGCGCTGACCACCGTGTAGTGGTGCACCCGCTCGTCCACGTCGTCGAGCACGGCGCGGGCGGCCGGGGAGACGTTCGCCGCGTCGACGTCGGGGCCGGCGAAGCGGCGCACGTCGGCGAGTGAGTCGAACAGTGTCAGCGTGACGAATTCGGTGCCGGTCGCGTGTGAGCGGCGCAGCAGGTAGGCGCCGCGGAAGCCGTCGAGGCCGCCCAGTGCGTCGAGCACGTGGGAGTCGAACTCCTGCTCGTATGCGCGGGGATCACTCGCCGTTCGGGCGCTCCAGATTCGCATGATCATGCCTGGATCGTCCGCGGCTTCCCGGCGCGAGGCTTGACGATTCGTGCTCGCCACCGAGCAGCCGTCGGATGCGGCTGGGCGGGTCGCCGACCTCGGCGCGCATCGCTCGCGTGAAGTGCGCGTGGTCGGCGAAC encodes:
- a CDS encoding DHA2 family efflux MFS transporter permease subunit, with amino-acid sequence MTQAAAARAEARAAAGGWLLPLVVLVSGMFMSVLDTSIVNVAIPKMQNVFGVTADDIEWIATSYTLVLGVVVPASSWLANRVGMKRLYIIALVAFAAGSALCGAAWDLESMIAFRVLQAIPGGVLPVVSLSMLYQIVPRERIGAAMGIYGLGVVVAPAVGPTLGGYLVEYVDWRLIFFINVPIGVLGAIAAFLLLPAFTGQPAGRFDFLGFLAIATGLSSLLLALSEGQSWGWSDYRTVILIILGIVSLALFVVIENAVENPLLDVRVFRVWQYTNSLLLIAVLSIGLFSVLFYIPVYLQSARGLQAFEAGLLLMPQALVMLVMMPIAGQIYDRIGARVPAVVGMLIMTVATYLLQDLTAVTSQEEIVGLLCFRAFGTGLCMMPIMTGGISAVPPAIVGSASAFNNVAQRVSSALGLAALTAFMTIQQAQLGADRSGLLDPAMLPSLGQGQTGQLLGTYAIYQQTNTQVYVSSLDDVMLIITVMTAFAVVLACFLRHGRSESAGAGPAMVD
- a CDS encoding cytochrome P450 — translated: MTAPPTLPVHMQRNVFDPAPELAELRAGTGIERIRTAFGMEAWVVTRFADVREVLSDPARFSNARLQEAGRAPGLPPVSPEERARQLAGNLLAADPPEHTRLRRMLTPEFTVRRMRRLEPRIREIVDEHLDAMERHGPPADLVAEFALPVPSLVICELLGVPYADRAEFQARSNRQLDLRLPAEERMRAGRESRAYMATLVTGAKADPGEDMLGMLVREHGDDLTADELVGIASLLLLAGHETTANMLGLGTLALLRHPDQLALVRDEPERVDTAVEELLRWLSIVHTGTGKMATVDTEIAGQPIAAGDLVMCALPTANRDPELRTQPDQLDVTRGGVGHVAFGHGIHHCLGAPLARMEMKIGFPALLRRFPGLAEVPDTATFRSFSIIYGLTSLQVTW
- a CDS encoding ferredoxin, with protein sequence MAGVHVHADRDVCIGAGLCVVTAEAVFDQDDDGIVVVLDEHPADAAAARDAVANCPSGALSLTED